The Pseudonocardia sp. HH130630-07 DNA window CGGCACGAGATCGACGAGGTGCGCCGGCTCGGCATCCTGGGCCGCCGCACCCCGCACTACTCCACGACCGCGCAGAGCTACCACCGCGCGACCCGGGCCGAGCGGGCCGTTCCGGTCCCGGCCGGGGAGCCCGGCGTGGCCGACCGCATCGTCGCCCCGGTCCGGTCCGGGCCGGTGGCCGGCTGCTGGGCCTGGTCTGGGTGATCGCCGACCGGCCGCGGGTCCGCGCCGACGCCGCCGAGGTGCTCGACGAGGCGGCCCGGGCCGCCGCCGTGCACCTGCTGCGGGCCGGGGCCCGCCGGGACCCGGAGCGGGTGCGGCGCACCGAGGCCGCGGCGCTGCTGCTCGGCGGGCTGCTCGACCCGGCGTCCGCGGCCCGGCGGCTCGGCCCGGTGCTCGCCGGCGGGACGGCGGTGCTGGCCCTGACCACGCGCACCGGTGGCGGGTCCGCGGACCTCCCGGCGGCCCGGGTGGTCGAGCTGACCACGCTGCACGCCGAGCTGCGGCACCCGGACGCGGTGTGCGTCGTCGAGCAGGGCGCGGTCTACGTCCTGCTGCCCGGCCCGGCCGGCCGGGAGACCGCGTCCGCCCGCGAGCTGGCCGAGGCGGTGGGACGCGCGTCCGGGACCGACGTGGTGGTCGCCGTCGGGCCGTGGGCGGCGGGCCCGGACCGGGTCGCCGCGGCCCGCCGGGTCGCCGACCGGGTGCTCACGGCCCTGCTGGCGGCGCGGGCGTCGGTGCGGGTGGGGACGCTCGCCGAGCTGGCCCCGCAGGTCGCGCTGCGCGGGCTGGGCGACGCCGTCGCCGATCCGGAGCTGGTGCTCGACGGTGTCGCCGCGATGCTGGCCCACGACGCCCGGCACGGCACCGGCTACGCCGCCAGCCTGTGCGCGTGGGCCGGTGCCGCCGGGGACGTGGCCCGGGCCGCGCGCACGCTGACGATCCACGAGAACACGCTGCGCTACCGGTTGCGCCGGCTGCGCGAGCTGTTCGGGATCGACGCCGCCGACCCGGACCAGCTGCTGGTCGCCTGGCTGCAGGCCCGGGTGCTGGGTGACCCGGGTTTGTCCGGCTCCACAAGCGGCTGAGCGACGGCTGTCGTCTCCCGACGAGGCGGGCCCACCCGATCGGGTCCTAGCGTCGGGCCCGTGCTGGATCAACGGATGTTCGCCCTCGACGAACGGCTGGTCGGCGACCTCGTCGCGGGCCATCCGTGGGCGACGCTGTGCAGCGTCGTCGACGGCGTCCCGGTGGTGTCGCACCTGCCGGTGCTGGCCGAGCCGGGGCCGGCCGGGGCG harbors:
- a CDS encoding helix-turn-helix domain-containing protein, translating into MIADRPRVRADAAEVLDEAARAAAVHLLRAGARRDPERVRRTEAAALLLGGLLDPASAARRLGPVLAGGTAVLALTTRTGGGSADLPAARVVELTTLHAELRHPDAVCVVEQGAVYVLLPGPAGRETASARELAEAVGRASGTDVVVAVGPWAAGPDRVAAARRVADRVLTALLAARASVRVGTLAELAPQVALRGLGDAVADPELVLDGVAAMLAHDARHGTGYAASLCAWAGAAGDVARAARTLTIHENTLRYRLRRLRELFGIDAADPDQLLVAWLQARVLGDPGLSGSTSG